One genomic window of Phycisphaerales bacterium includes the following:
- a CDS encoding AarF/UbiB family protein, which translates to MPRTLTSNLPSNIATLGRTIRNIRRAKEILGVLASFGFGQAIVDLDLDRLVLRGRRMIGLSKPDASVTRKPTAVRLREAAEELGPTFVKLAQVLSTRPDLIPPEWAEEFTKLQSTVRPVPADEIKPYLDELIERMPETGDEGPRFHRIEYEAMAAGSIAQAHRATLAGGGEVILKVLRPDIEEIIEADLEIMATLAEFIEDRFSDLGYSPIDVVEQFRRQVRREIDLELERRSMARMAASFTADDRVTFPKVYPQHSTPEILCMEHVKGTLLSDFKKDGDHKEGGRFTEAQRREIVAIGTDVVFRQCFEIGFFHADPHPGNLFVLIDPAMDASGEGEAGELAKREAPEIRLCFIDYGMTGNIDPRTAEVLADLVQGTIAGDLDRVLDVVIELTGVSPMKAHDRAFRADAWEFISRFQSASLADLRMGALLSEFFAKLRKHKLRVPADIVYLIKAITTIEGVGEMVCPKFDIVDHVRPHVEGLLRRRYGFRVAKRRVQGAVVGYAELMERAPREVASILHMVRNEELGVQLKHHGLSEVTDELERASRNISYSLVVAALVVGGSIMLLADRAAASRGATDAPEGLLFWIGLAAFVFAGLLGVIRLLFGKRLSS; encoded by the coding sequence GTGCCGCGAACACTGACCAGCAACCTGCCTTCCAACATCGCCACCCTCGGCCGCACGATCCGCAACATCCGGCGGGCCAAGGAGATCCTGGGCGTCCTGGCCAGCTTCGGCTTCGGGCAGGCCATCGTCGACCTCGACCTCGACCGTCTGGTCCTCCGCGGCCGCCGCATGATCGGGCTGAGCAAGCCCGACGCGAGCGTGACGCGCAAGCCGACCGCCGTGCGGTTGCGCGAGGCGGCCGAAGAGCTCGGGCCGACGTTCGTCAAGCTCGCCCAGGTCTTGAGCACCCGGCCCGACCTGATCCCGCCCGAGTGGGCCGAAGAGTTCACCAAGCTCCAGAGTACCGTGCGGCCCGTGCCGGCCGACGAGATCAAGCCCTACCTCGACGAGCTGATCGAGCGGATGCCCGAGACGGGCGATGAGGGCCCCCGCTTCCACCGCATCGAGTACGAGGCCATGGCCGCCGGCTCGATCGCGCAAGCCCACCGCGCGACGCTGGCGGGGGGCGGCGAGGTCATCCTGAAGGTGCTTCGGCCCGACATCGAAGAGATCATCGAGGCCGACCTCGAGATCATGGCGACGCTCGCCGAGTTCATCGAGGACCGCTTCTCCGACCTGGGCTACAGCCCGATCGACGTGGTCGAGCAGTTCCGGCGACAGGTCCGCCGCGAGATCGACCTGGAGCTGGAACGCCGGAGCATGGCGCGCATGGCGGCGTCGTTCACCGCGGACGACCGCGTCACGTTCCCTAAGGTTTACCCCCAGCACAGCACGCCCGAGATCCTGTGCATGGAGCACGTCAAGGGCACGCTGCTGAGCGACTTCAAGAAGGACGGCGACCACAAGGAGGGCGGGCGCTTCACCGAGGCCCAGCGGCGCGAGATCGTCGCCATCGGCACCGACGTGGTCTTCCGCCAGTGCTTCGAGATCGGCTTCTTCCACGCCGATCCGCACCCGGGCAACCTCTTCGTGCTCATCGATCCGGCGATGGATGCCAGCGGGGAAGGCGAGGCGGGCGAACTGGCGAAGCGCGAGGCCCCCGAGATCCGGCTGTGCTTCATCGACTACGGCATGACCGGCAACATCGATCCGCGCACGGCCGAAGTCCTGGCCGACCTCGTGCAGGGAACCATCGCCGGCGACCTCGACCGCGTGCTGGACGTCGTCATCGAGCTAACCGGCGTGAGCCCGATGAAGGCGCACGACCGCGCGTTCCGGGCCGACGCGTGGGAGTTCATCAGCCGCTTCCAGAGCGCGAGTCTGGCGGATCTGCGGATGGGCGCACTCTTGAGCGAGTTCTTCGCGAAGCTTCGAAAGCACAAGCTCCGCGTGCCGGCCGACATCGTGTACCTCATCAAGGCCATCACGACGATCGAGGGCGTGGGCGAGATGGTGTGCCCGAAATTCGACATCGTCGACCACGTCCGCCCGCACGTCGAGGGGCTGCTCCGCCGCCGCTACGGCTTTCGCGTGGCGAAGCGTCGCGTGCAGGGCGCCGTCGTCGGGTACGCCGAGCTGATGGAACGAGCCCCACGCGAGGTCGCGAGCATCCTGCACATGGTTCGCAACGAAGAGCTCGGCGTGCAACTCAAGCACCACGGGCTGAGCGAGGTAACCGACGAGCTCGAACGCGCCAGCCGCAACATCAGCTATTCGCTCGTCGTTGCGGCACTGGTCGTCGGCGGCTCGATCATGCTGCTGGCCGACCGCGCGGCCGCATCGCGCGGGGCGACCGATGCGCCCGAGGGCTTGCTCTTCTGGATCGGCCTGGCCGCGTTCGTCTTCGCCGGGCTGCTGGGCGTGATCCGGCTGCTCTTCGGCAAGCGGCTGTCGTCCTGA
- a CDS encoding GC-type dockerin domain-anchored protein codes for MIMGRTSGRATVLMVVAGLPASALAQGPLSEPFPAVLQTDEIDGEIGFVIDGVDSGDTFGLSVGALHDFNGDGIDDAIIGAPNASPAGEPLAGKAYVVFGSAAGFPAVFEASGLNGSNGFALEGVRGAFGGERAGWAVAGAGDVNGDGVGDAIIGADRATFPGIAGFAGKAYVVFGRQDGVFEPRSSLDDLDGSDGFVLTGVDDADNAGRSVSSAGDTNGDGIGDVIVGVPGRGTGSYSGGYYRCCPGAGYVIFGRDAASGAAFDAREPLGPVLPRDDGYAINGGDLEGDAGFAVASAGDVNGDGLTDLVLSAPDVDTYYGECYVVFGRPAASASSISVRSLNGTNGFRLTAPQASPFNHIGRFVDTAGDFNGDGIDDVLIGTFAGAFVVFGRDDGFPAEVDLGALDGTDGLWLRAFGGSDVAAIGDVNGDGIDDVAVSDAYAAGPSGMFSGEVYVVFGSRDAFPSTLNLTGLDGSDGFRFAASVAGEGVGRSVSAAGDLNHDGRDDLLVGVVNVGSGTGPGKAIVVYGRSSACAADLDGDGELTIFDFLEFQNLFDAGDPRADFDGDGSLTIFDFLAFQNAFDAGCG; via the coding sequence ATGATCATGGGACGAACGAGCGGGCGTGCGACGGTGCTCATGGTGGTCGCCGGCCTTCCGGCATCGGCCTTGGCCCAGGGGCCGCTGAGCGAGCCCTTCCCGGCCGTGCTGCAGACCGACGAGATCGACGGCGAGATCGGATTCGTCATCGATGGTGTCGACTCGGGAGACACGTTCGGCCTGTCCGTCGGCGCCCTGCACGATTTCAACGGCGACGGGATCGACGACGCCATCATCGGCGCGCCCAATGCCAGCCCGGCCGGAGAGCCCCTGGCCGGCAAGGCCTACGTCGTGTTCGGTTCGGCGGCCGGCTTCCCGGCGGTGTTCGAGGCTTCGGGCCTCAACGGCAGCAATGGCTTCGCCCTCGAAGGCGTGCGCGGCGCGTTCGGCGGGGAGCGAGCCGGCTGGGCCGTCGCCGGCGCGGGCGACGTCAACGGCGACGGCGTGGGCGATGCCATCATCGGTGCCGACCGCGCGACGTTCCCGGGCATCGCCGGATTCGCCGGGAAGGCCTACGTGGTCTTCGGACGCCAGGACGGCGTCTTCGAGCCGCGCTCGTCCCTCGATGATCTCGACGGCTCCGATGGGTTCGTGCTCACGGGCGTCGACGACGCCGACAACGCCGGCCGATCGGTCTCGTCGGCGGGCGACACCAACGGCGACGGCATCGGCGACGTCATCGTCGGCGTGCCCGGCCGCGGCACCGGAAGCTACTCGGGCGGGTACTACCGCTGCTGCCCGGGCGCGGGCTACGTGATCTTCGGCCGCGACGCAGCGAGCGGGGCCGCGTTCGACGCCCGGGAGCCGCTCGGTCCGGTCCTTCCGCGGGACGATGGGTACGCCATCAACGGCGGCGACCTCGAGGGCGATGCCGGCTTCGCCGTGGCTTCGGCCGGGGACGTGAACGGCGATGGCCTGACAGACCTCGTCTTGAGCGCGCCCGACGTCGACACGTACTACGGCGAGTGCTACGTGGTCTTCGGCAGGCCGGCCGCGAGTGCGTCCTCGATCAGCGTGCGATCGCTCAACGGGACCAACGGCTTCAGGCTCACCGCGCCCCAGGCCAGCCCGTTCAACCACATCGGGCGCTTCGTCGATACGGCGGGCGACTTCAACGGCGACGGGATCGACGACGTGCTGATCGGCACGTTCGCCGGCGCCTTCGTCGTCTTCGGACGCGACGACGGCTTCCCGGCCGAGGTCGACCTGGGCGCACTCGACGGCACGGACGGCCTGTGGCTGCGGGCCTTCGGCGGGAGCGACGTGGCGGCCATCGGCGACGTCAACGGCGACGGGATCGACGACGTGGCCGTGAGCGATGCGTACGCGGCCGGGCCCTCGGGCATGTTCTCGGGAGAGGTCTACGTCGTCTTCGGCAGCCGCGACGCCTTCCCGAGCACGCTGAACCTCACCGGGCTCGACGGGTCCGACGGCTTCCGCTTCGCGGCCAGCGTGGCCGGCGAGGGCGTGGGTCGCAGCGTGTCGGCGGCCGGCGACCTCAACCACGACGGCCGCGACGACCTGCTCGTGGGCGTCGTCAACGTGGGCTCGGGCACGGGGCCGGGCAAGGCCATCGTCGTCTACGGCCGGTCCTCGGCGTGCGCGGCCGATCTCGACGGCGACGGCGAGCTCACCATCTTCGACTTCCTCGAGTTCCAGAACCTCTTCGACGCCGGCGACCCGCGCGCCGACTTCGACGGCGACGGCTCGCTGACCATCTTCGACTTCCTGGCGTTCCAGAACGCGTTCGACGCGGGCTGCGGCTGA
- a CDS encoding YciI family protein produces the protein MVFIKTGPLRTPTPAQQTEAMQGHRANMRRLAQEGTLLIAGPLGEPKSDPDHRGIFVFNADTIEKGAALAATDPGAQMGVFEMDPYLLSTDAPLTELTRLEREFEQRRLDDPDVPDEWFGRMYVMASADFDDDLYEQVRSAEGILIAGTLTNPRGQERVFAWVDAPNAVLASALLPEADWTMHGWYGSPTLEELPGLQAVR, from the coding sequence ATGGTCTTCATCAAGACCGGCCCGCTGCGCACGCCGACGCCGGCGCAGCAGACCGAGGCCATGCAAGGCCATCGAGCCAACATGCGACGGCTTGCCCAGGAGGGCACGCTGCTCATCGCGGGCCCGCTGGGCGAGCCCAAGAGCGATCCGGACCACCGCGGCATCTTCGTATTCAATGCCGACACGATCGAGAAGGGCGCGGCCCTCGCGGCGACCGATCCCGGAGCGCAGATGGGCGTGTTCGAGATGGACCCGTACCTGCTCTCGACCGATGCGCCTCTGACCGAGCTCACGCGGCTCGAGCGCGAGTTCGAGCAGCGGCGGCTGGACGACCCTGACGTGCCGGACGAGTGGTTCGGCCGGATGTACGTGATGGCGAGCGCGGACTTCGACGACGACCTCTACGAGCAAGTTCGCTCGGCCGAGGGCATCCTGATCGCCGGAACGCTGACGAACCCGCGCGGCCAGGAGCGCGTCTTCGCGTGGGTCGACGCACCGAACGCCGTGCTCGCGTCGGCACTACTGCCCGAGGCCGACTGGACCATGCATGGCTGGTACGGCAGCCCGACCCTGGAAGAGCTACCGGGATTGCAAGCGGTGCGATGA
- a CDS encoding FG-GAP-like repeat-containing protein yields MSALLPSSGGDGTLGYVLEGIEPGDRSGFSVAAAGDVNGDGIDDFLIGAPRASGLRHAAGEAFLVFGAVESSGPVLQLADLDGRNGVRFLGGTQYSADEAGYAVSGVGDVNGDGLDDFAIGSPWAYGSYPDRTPVGYAHVIFGRDGAYPADERLNYPTLAQARVRGWSASGQLGADLAAAGDFNGDGFQDVLVGHKFGDEYPDVYSGRAYVVFGGPGLPRDFHVHDLPVSVGVTIRGDEGDRAGTTVRWGGDFNGDGMDEIIVAGDTRIWPTKRNARAYVIYGRGSAHPTAIELADLGFGAGFRLDNASSQGAAPIAAAGDLNGDGFDDLVLGQPFVDVDGVKGAGQVLVLFGRPWALPSFFDLDVRLDVLGGFRVIGSSEDEWLGHLVSPAGDVNGDGVDDLLIANAVRGVESRSVYVLFGARDGFPDAIRSDEIAARFGVAITPEAGIRPSTLAGVGDANGDGVDDIAIGAHWDLDATGRTFLLFGRHAAAECPADLDGDGELTIFDFLEFQNLFDAGDPRADFDGDGSLTIFDFLAFQNAFDAGCP; encoded by the coding sequence TTGTCCGCACTCCTACCGAGCTCCGGCGGCGACGGCACGCTTGGATACGTCCTGGAGGGCATCGAGCCGGGAGATCGCAGCGGCTTCTCGGTTGCGGCCGCCGGCGACGTCAACGGAGACGGGATCGATGACTTCTTGATCGGCGCACCTCGGGCCAGCGGCCTGCGACATGCCGCCGGCGAGGCGTTCTTGGTCTTTGGAGCGGTCGAGTCGAGCGGGCCGGTGTTGCAACTGGCAGACCTGGATGGACGAAACGGCGTTCGGTTCCTCGGTGGCACGCAATACAGCGCCGACGAAGCCGGCTACGCCGTTTCGGGCGTCGGTGACGTTAATGGTGACGGGCTGGACGATTTCGCCATCGGCTCGCCCTGGGCATACGGCTCATATCCCGACCGCACGCCCGTGGGGTATGCGCACGTCATCTTTGGAAGAGACGGCGCGTACCCGGCCGACGAGCGCTTGAACTACCCCACGCTAGCGCAAGCCCGCGTCCGCGGATGGTCTGCCAGCGGGCAACTCGGCGCTGATCTGGCCGCGGCCGGGGACTTCAACGGGGACGGATTCCAAGACGTACTGGTCGGTCACAAGTTCGGAGACGAGTACCCCGACGTCTATTCGGGCCGAGCATACGTCGTCTTTGGGGGACCCGGCCTCCCACGCGACTTCCACGTGCACGACCTGCCCGTGAGTGTTGGGGTGACCATCCGAGGGGACGAAGGCGATAGGGCCGGCACGACGGTGCGTTGGGGCGGCGACTTCAACGGCGACGGCATGGACGAGATCATCGTTGCCGGAGACACGCGCATCTGGCCGACCAAACGCAACGCTCGTGCGTATGTGATCTATGGCAGGGGATCGGCTCACCCTACGGCGATCGAGTTGGCCGACCTGGGTTTCGGTGCAGGTTTTCGGCTCGACAACGCGTCAAGCCAAGGTGCCGCGCCGATCGCCGCGGCCGGGGACCTGAACGGCGACGGCTTCGACGATCTCGTCTTGGGACAACCCTTCGTGGACGTGGACGGCGTCAAGGGCGCCGGCCAGGTACTCGTACTGTTCGGCCGGCCGTGGGCTCTGCCATCGTTCTTTGATCTTGACGTCCGGCTCGACGTACTCGGTGGATTCCGCGTCATTGGCTCCAGCGAGGACGAGTGGCTCGGCCATCTCGTGTCTCCCGCGGGCGACGTAAACGGAGACGGAGTGGATGATCTACTCATCGCCAACGCCGTTCGGGGCGTCGAGTCACGGTCCGTCTACGTACTCTTCGGGGCTCGCGACGGATTTCCCGACGCGATCCGTTCGGACGAAATTGCAGCTCGGTTCGGCGTCGCGATCACGCCCGAGGCGGGCATACGTCCATCGACGCTGGCGGGCGTCGGGGACGCCAACGGCGACGGCGTTGATGACATCGCGATAGGAGCGCATTGGGACCTCGACGCGACGGGCCGCACGTTTCTCCTATTTGGTCGTCATGCAGCAGCGGAGTGCCCGGCCGACCTCGACGGCGACGGCGAACTCACCATCTTCGACTTCCTCGAGTTCCAGAACCTCTTCGACGCAGGCGACCCGCGCGCCGACTTCGACGGCGACGGCTCGCTGACCATCTTCGACTTCCTGGCCTTCCAGAACGCGTTCGACGCGGGCTGTCCGTAG
- a CDS encoding phosphomannomutase/phosphoglucomutase, which produces MLGRVFKAYDIRGTYPDLLTDRMAWQVGVGTGRFVLEVAKATGENTPMMRTVVVGRDMRESGPTLTDQLIDGLTRTGVSVIDLGLVDTPMIYFAINHLGCAGGVMVTASHNPPNWNGFKIAGPKARPIGEATGLADIRKHAAMADMRTIDDPSGRVEQRDLWKPYAKHVRHFVREGGPSTRTKPLKVVVDASNAMAGTMLPKVFGEKGELLEGYLGCGIELITVNMDNTSGEFAHPPNPLVKSNMRNTQEAVIERNADVGFCFDGDADRCMVVDDEAQIIGCDHLTALLAADALERHPGSAIAYDLRSSKAVEEDVRKAGGTPVRGRVGHVFMKAAMAEHNAVFGGELSGHFYFQDNYNADSGAIAMATVLGLLGRSKKSLSQLIKPIARYVQSGELNFTNEEPQEAINKLEEEIAGDDALVDNLDGITIDAFEKDGWWINVRMSNTEPLLRLNAEAKDRQTLNRLVDRVGPLLGKRVEH; this is translated from the coding sequence ATGCTTGGACGTGTGTTTAAGGCCTACGACATCCGGGGCACCTACCCCGACCTCCTGACCGATCGCATGGCCTGGCAGGTGGGCGTGGGCACCGGAAGGTTCGTGCTCGAGGTCGCCAAGGCCACCGGCGAGAACACGCCCATGATGCGCACCGTCGTCGTCGGACGCGACATGCGCGAGAGCGGGCCGACGCTGACCGACCAGCTCATCGACGGCCTGACGCGCACCGGCGTCAGCGTCATCGACCTGGGGCTGGTGGACACGCCCATGATCTACTTCGCCATCAACCACCTCGGCTGCGCGGGCGGCGTCATGGTCACCGCGAGCCACAACCCGCCCAACTGGAACGGCTTCAAGATCGCCGGGCCCAAGGCCAGGCCCATCGGCGAGGCAACCGGCCTGGCCGACATCCGCAAGCACGCCGCGATGGCCGACATGCGCACGATCGACGACCCGAGCGGCCGCGTCGAGCAGCGGGATCTGTGGAAGCCCTACGCCAAGCACGTGCGGCACTTCGTTCGAGAGGGCGGGCCGTCGACACGCACCAAGCCCCTCAAGGTCGTCGTCGACGCCTCCAACGCCATGGCCGGCACGATGCTGCCCAAGGTCTTCGGCGAGAAGGGCGAGCTGCTCGAGGGCTACCTCGGCTGCGGCATCGAGCTCATCACGGTGAACATGGACAACACCAGCGGCGAGTTCGCGCACCCGCCGAACCCCCTCGTGAAGTCCAACATGCGCAACACGCAGGAGGCGGTGATCGAACGGAACGCCGACGTCGGCTTCTGCTTCGATGGCGACGCCGACCGCTGCATGGTCGTCGATGACGAGGCCCAGATCATCGGTTGCGACCATCTCACGGCACTCCTCGCCGCCGACGCGCTCGAGCGGCACCCTGGCTCGGCCATCGCCTACGACCTGCGCTCGAGCAAGGCCGTCGAAGAAGACGTCCGCAAAGCCGGCGGCACGCCCGTGCGCGGCCGCGTGGGCCACGTCTTCATGAAGGCCGCGATGGCCGAGCATAACGCCGTCTTTGGCGGCGAGCTCAGCGGCCACTTCTACTTCCAGGACAACTACAACGCCGACTCGGGCGCGATCGCGATGGCGACGGTGCTCGGCCTGCTCGGCCGCAGCAAGAAGAGCCTGAGCCAGCTCATCAAGCCCATCGCCCGCTACGTGCAGAGCGGCGAGCTGAACTTCACCAACGAGGAACCCCAGGAAGCCATCAACAAGCTCGAGGAAGAGATCGCCGGCGACGACGCGCTGGTTGACAACCTCGACGGCATCACGATCGACGCCTTCGAGAAGGACGGCTGGTGGATCAACGTGCGCATGAGCAACACCGAGCCGCTGCTGCGGCTGAACGCCGAGGCGAAGGACCGGCAGACGCTGAACCGCCTCGTCGATCGGGTGGGGCCGTTGCTGGGCAAGCGCGTGGAGCACTAG
- a CDS encoding amino acid carrier protein, whose protein sequence is MAGIESFINTLNGLLFSDYVVFALIIVGLLFTIWSGFGQYRALTHGVSVVRGRYDDKNDPGAINHFQALSAALSATVGLGNIGGVALAVALGGPGAVFWMWIIGILGMALKMTEVTQSMLYRNTDDPDNPHGGPMFVVREGFKKWGLGPLGAIFGGVFCVTLLISAITGGNMFQAWNVADLSKNYFEVPQVVTGIILAIVVGLVIIGGIKRIGSVAGRIVPLMCVLYVAAALYVLVMNISVIPDMLMLIIRSGLPGFLGGQDPLPAGAFLGGTFAYAAMWGVKRALFSSEAGQGSSPIAHSAAKTDEPVREGVVAGLEPFIDTIVVCTLTALVILSSGAYNRPPEAYVADDQAMQVVQATDADGQPIENTWTMGTAPLPGKTDAAKRTLSTPEGKSGWRDGESVFVVVEADPDENTGRNLRRLGGTVSRNAEEQWVVNWGTIESEARPELWSSGDPDVELPEGAMTAAPDDAGVGVYGDYAGASLTAHAFDRVTPGLGKWLVTVAAWLFAVSTMISWSYYGEQGIYYLFGKLGEKKVNAIVLLYKLVYCLLILLTTIAAMPLLTGPDGSPRALIGTDTQLDMWTTLGLGVMLVANIPIMLIFGSQAMKSYHEYIGRLKRGELEAGAHEPASIKDVAEGKDVE, encoded by the coding sequence ATGGCCGGCATCGAGAGCTTCATCAATACGCTCAACGGTCTGCTCTTCAGCGACTACGTGGTGTTCGCGTTGATCATCGTCGGCCTGCTCTTCACCATCTGGAGCGGCTTCGGCCAGTACCGGGCGCTGACGCACGGCGTGTCGGTCGTCCGCGGCAGGTACGACGACAAGAACGATCCGGGCGCCATCAACCACTTCCAGGCGCTCTCGGCGGCGCTCTCGGCAACGGTCGGGCTGGGCAACATCGGCGGCGTCGCCCTCGCGGTGGCGCTGGGCGGGCCCGGCGCCGTCTTCTGGATGTGGATCATCGGCATCCTGGGCATGGCCCTCAAGATGACCGAGGTCACCCAGAGCATGCTCTACCGCAACACCGACGATCCCGACAACCCGCACGGCGGCCCCATGTTCGTCGTACGCGAGGGCTTCAAGAAGTGGGGGCTCGGCCCGCTGGGCGCCATCTTCGGTGGCGTCTTCTGCGTCACGCTGCTCATCAGCGCCATCACGGGCGGCAACATGTTCCAGGCCTGGAACGTCGCCGACCTGAGCAAGAACTACTTCGAGGTGCCACAGGTCGTCACCGGCATCATCCTGGCGATCGTCGTCGGGCTGGTGATCATCGGCGGCATCAAGCGCATCGGTTCGGTCGCCGGCCGCATCGTGCCGCTGATGTGCGTGCTGTACGTCGCCGCGGCGCTCTACGTCCTCGTCATGAACATCTCGGTCATCCCCGACATGCTCATGCTGATCATCCGCAGCGGCTTGCCGGGCTTCCTTGGCGGGCAGGACCCGCTTCCGGCTGGCGCCTTCCTCGGCGGTACGTTCGCGTACGCGGCGATGTGGGGCGTGAAGCGCGCCCTGTTCAGCTCCGAGGCCGGCCAGGGCTCGAGCCCCATCGCCCACTCGGCGGCCAAGACCGACGAGCCCGTCCGCGAGGGCGTGGTCGCCGGCCTCGAGCCCTTCATCGACACCATCGTGGTGTGCACGCTGACGGCCCTGGTGATCCTGTCCAGCGGCGCGTACAACCGCCCGCCCGAGGCATACGTCGCCGATGATCAGGCGATGCAGGTCGTCCAGGCGACCGACGCCGACGGCCAGCCGATCGAGAATACCTGGACGATGGGCACCGCACCGCTGCCCGGCAAGACCGACGCTGCGAAGCGCACGCTGAGCACGCCCGAGGGCAAGTCCGGCTGGCGCGACGGCGAATCGGTCTTCGTCGTCGTCGAAGCCGACCCCGACGAGAACACCGGCCGCAACCTGCGTCGTCTTGGCGGAACCGTGTCGCGCAATGCCGAGGAACAATGGGTCGTCAACTGGGGCACGATCGAGAGCGAGGCGAGGCCGGAGCTCTGGTCGTCCGGCGATCCGGACGTCGAGTTGCCCGAAGGAGCGATGACGGCCGCGCCCGACGATGCCGGCGTTGGCGTCTACGGCGACTATGCCGGTGCGAGCCTGACCGCGCACGCCTTCGATCGCGTCACGCCGGGGCTCGGCAAGTGGCTCGTGACCGTGGCGGCGTGGCTGTTCGCCGTTTCGACGATGATCTCGTGGAGCTACTACGGCGAGCAGGGCATCTATTACCTGTTCGGCAAGCTGGGCGAGAAGAAGGTCAACGCGATCGTCCTGCTCTACAAGCTCGTCTACTGCCTGCTCATCCTGCTGACGACCATCGCCGCGATGCCGCTGCTGACCGGGCCCGATGGCTCGCCTCGGGCGCTCATCGGCACGGACACGCAGTTGGACATGTGGACGACGCTGGGCCTGGGCGTGATGCTCGTGGCCAACATCCCGATCATGCTCATCTTTGGTAGCCAGGCGATGAAGTCGTACCACGAGTACATCGGTCGCCTGAAGCGGGGCGAACTTGAGGCCGGCGCCCACGAACCGGCGTCGATCAAGGACGTCGCCGAGGGCAAGGACGTGGAGTAA
- a CDS encoding SPFH domain-containing protein: MSTLNESWLLWMDALVASSGSGSRFGIFTMVGIGVALFVALLVIWFLASRIQRCPPNRVLVVWGSAGKTGRRCYNGGIKVVFPVVQQHAYMSTEPLVIDIPLEGALSLNNIRVNVPATFTVRIAPDPILMAAAAENLLGKPPQAIRELAQDIILGQLRLVIATLSIEEINKDREKFESLIRENVTQEINKIGLELINVNIRDITDESGYIRAIGQRAAAEAINQAKVEVAQADRDGATGEAVANRERTVSVAREDAAATEGEKSAERQQRVAVAEFEAQAITGEAESKRDQDIAVAERRAETAAASKRAEQQQRVAVAEAEARAVEGENSSQAQIAEYNAKLAEVRAESRRRADVAAAEAHEAILKAEREQEIARLGKEELAPQEIEKERIQIAAEAQAEKLRREARGEADAVLAKYQAEAEGVQKVLEAKAEGYRQLMAAAADNPQVAPTLLLIEQLPQLVAEQVKAISNLKIDKITVWDTGSGGAGSGIEGKAGVRGTTSDFLSGLIGALPPVHELARQAGVELPGALGRVQEPRRERHATPDQDGHDGSRPARHQGDGSA, from the coding sequence ATGTCCACGCTGAACGAATCTTGGCTCCTCTGGATGGACGCGCTCGTCGCATCGAGCGGCTCGGGATCCAGGTTTGGCATCTTCACGATGGTCGGCATCGGCGTCGCACTGTTCGTGGCGCTGCTGGTCATCTGGTTCTTAGCCAGCCGGATCCAACGCTGCCCGCCCAACCGCGTGCTCGTCGTCTGGGGTAGCGCCGGAAAGACCGGCCGCCGTTGCTACAACGGTGGCATCAAGGTCGTGTTCCCGGTCGTCCAGCAGCACGCGTACATGAGCACCGAGCCGCTGGTGATCGACATCCCCCTCGAGGGTGCGCTGTCGCTGAACAACATCCGCGTGAACGTGCCCGCCACGTTTACGGTGCGCATCGCTCCCGATCCGATCCTCATGGCCGCCGCCGCCGAGAACCTGCTGGGCAAGCCGCCGCAGGCCATCCGCGAGCTGGCGCAGGACATCATCCTGGGCCAGCTTCGCCTGGTGATCGCGACGCTCTCGATCGAAGAGATCAACAAGGATCGCGAGAAGTTCGAGAGCCTCATCCGAGAGAACGTGACCCAGGAGATCAACAAGATCGGCCTGGAGCTCATCAACGTCAACATCCGCGACATTACCGACGAGAGCGGCTACATCCGCGCGATCGGCCAGCGTGCGGCGGCCGAGGCCATCAACCAGGCCAAGGTCGAGGTGGCCCAGGCCGACCGCGATGGCGCGACGGGTGAGGCCGTGGCGAATCGCGAGCGCACGGTGAGCGTGGCGCGCGAGGACGCGGCCGCGACCGAGGGCGAGAAGTCGGCCGAGCGCCAGCAGCGCGTCGCGGTTGCCGAGTTCGAGGCCCAGGCCATCACGGGCGAAGCCGAGAGCAAGCGCGACCAGGACATCGCCGTGGCCGAGCGCCGGGCCGAGACCGCCGCCGCGAGCAAGCGCGCCGAGCAGCAGCAGCGCGTTGCCGTTGCCGAAGCCGAAGCCCGCGCGGTCGAGGGCGAGAACTCCAGCCAGGCGCAGATCGCCGAATACAACGCCAAGCTGGCCGAGGTCCGGGCCGAGAGCCGGCGCCGGGCCGACGTGGCGGCCGCCGAGGCGCACGAGGCCATCTTGAAGGCCGAGCGCGAGCAGGAGATCGCCCGCCTGGGCAAGGAAGAGCTCGCGCCGCAGGAGATCGAAAAGGAACGCATCCAGATCGCCGCCGAGGCGCAGGCCGAGAAGCTGCGTCGCGAGGCGCGAGGCGAAGCCGACGCCGTGCTGGCCAAGTACCAGGCCGAAGCCGAGGGCGTCCAGAAGGTCCTCGAGGCCAAGGCCGAGGGCTATCGCCAGCTCATGGCTGCCGCGGCCGACAACCCGCAGGTCGCGCCCACGCTGCTGCTCATCGAGCAGCTCCCCCAGCTCGTGGCCGAGCAGGTCAAGGCCATCAGCAACCTCAAGATCGACAAGATTACGGTGTGGGACACCGGAAGCGGCGGTGCAGGCAGCGGCATCGAGGGCAAGGCCGGCGTGCGAGGCACGACCAGCGACTTCCTGTCGGGACTCATCGGAGCGCTGCCGCCCGTGCATGAGCTGGCCAGACAGGCCGGCGTCGAGTTGCCCGGCGCGCTCGGCCGGGTGCAGGAACCGCGCCGCGAGCGACACGCAACCCCCGATCAGGACGGGCACGACGGGTCTCGGCCCGCCCGCCACCAGGGCGACGGCAGCGCCTGA